One part of the Bradyrhizobium sp. CB1650 genome encodes these proteins:
- a CDS encoding chemotaxis response regulator protein-glutamate methylesterase produces MSIAFAGNSTTSPSREAGPLRVMIVDDSVVIRGLISRWIGAEHDMEVAASLRTGLEAVNQIERINPDVAVLDIEMPDLDGLSALPKLLAKKRDLVIIMASTLTRRNAEISFKALSLGAADYIPKPESTRDASAADIFHHDLIQKIRHLGARLRRKPAVASPPLAPAAHAPLVPARPAAPAPAVHAPSAPLATRPFSVQAPKVLLIGSSTGGPQALMALVTELGPVIDRFPVLITQHMPPTFTTILAEHLARTSRRPAHEAVDGEPVKAGRIYLAPGGKHMRVARNGTDVAIALDDGPAVNFCKPAVDPLFTSAIEIWHGGILAVILTGMGSDGMRGGKDIAAAGGSVIAQDEASSVVWGMPGAAANAGICAAILPLNQIGAKVNRLFAGDRS; encoded by the coding sequence ATGAGTATTGCGTTCGCAGGTAATTCGACCACGAGCCCGTCGCGGGAAGCGGGGCCGCTGCGCGTGATGATCGTCGACGACTCCGTCGTCATTCGCGGTCTGATCTCGCGCTGGATCGGGGCCGAGCACGACATGGAAGTCGCGGCCTCGTTGCGCACCGGGTTAGAGGCGGTCAACCAGATCGAACGCATCAATCCCGACGTCGCCGTACTCGACATCGAAATGCCGGATCTCGACGGCCTCTCGGCACTGCCGAAGCTGCTCGCCAAGAAGCGCGATCTCGTCATCATCATGGCCTCGACGCTGACCCGTCGCAACGCGGAGATCAGCTTCAAGGCGCTGTCCCTGGGTGCAGCCGATTACATTCCGAAGCCCGAATCGACGCGCGACGCCTCGGCCGCCGACATCTTCCACCACGACCTGATCCAGAAGATCCGCCATCTCGGCGCGCGGCTGCGCAGGAAGCCTGCGGTTGCGAGTCCGCCGCTGGCACCCGCGGCCCATGCCCCGCTGGTGCCCGCGCGGCCTGCCGCGCCGGCGCCTGCCGTGCATGCCCCATCAGCCCCGCTGGCGACACGCCCGTTCTCGGTCCAGGCGCCGAAGGTGCTCCTGATCGGCTCTTCGACCGGCGGCCCGCAGGCGTTGATGGCGCTGGTGACCGAGCTGGGCCCCGTGATCGACCGCTTCCCGGTGCTCATCACCCAGCACATGCCGCCGACCTTCACCACCATTCTCGCCGAGCACCTGGCGCGTACGAGCCGCCGGCCCGCGCATGAAGCGGTTGACGGCGAGCCGGTGAAAGCGGGACGGATCTATCTCGCACCCGGCGGCAAGCACATGCGCGTCGCGCGCAACGGCACGGATGTCGCGATCGCGCTCGACGACGGCCCCGCCGTCAATTTCTGCAAGCCCGCGGTCGATCCGCTCTTCACCTCCGCGATCGAGATCTGGCACGGTGGCATCCTCGCCGTGATCCTGACCGGCATGGGCTCGGACGGCATGCGCGGCGGCAAGGACATCGCCGCCGCCGGCGGCAGCGTAATCGCGCAGGACGAGGCTTCCAGCGTGGTGTGGGGCATGCCGGGCGCGGCAGCCAACGCCGGCATCTGCGCCGCGATCCTGCCGCTCAACCAGATCGGCGCGAAGGTCAATCGCCTGTTTGCGGGAGACCGCTCGTGA
- a CDS encoding anti-sigma factor has product MAYTEDHIALAAEYALGTLEADERAQVETMMAVDKDFAAIVQAWEFRLGALNQMVGSVEPRPIVWESIKFAIAQTASSQQPSAAQEPVAQQSPVTQEPPVAQQPPASQEPPVPLDAPPPAPEAQQDASDVAPDLPQFVPQVHAPDPHVAPVTSVPVVDDGNVIHLEGRVKRWRSIASAAGALAAALLVTLSLQIFQPDALPAALRPAPVVRTVEVKTPAAPFAPPSQYVALLQGPNGGPAFILTIDGATRNFTVRKVGATPEPGKSFELWLISDKLPRPRSLGVIGANDFTARPVLASYDADVVNSATYAVTVEQAGGSPSGQPTSAPVFSGKLIETVPPPQPQAPARK; this is encoded by the coding sequence ATGGCCTACACGGAAGATCATATTGCGCTCGCCGCCGAATATGCGCTCGGCACGCTCGAGGCGGACGAACGCGCACAGGTCGAGACCATGATGGCGGTGGACAAGGACTTCGCCGCGATCGTGCAGGCTTGGGAATTCCGCCTCGGCGCTCTGAACCAGATGGTTGGATCGGTCGAGCCGCGGCCGATCGTGTGGGAGAGCATCAAGTTCGCGATCGCGCAGACAGCCTCATCGCAGCAGCCATCCGCAGCACAGGAGCCGGTCGCGCAGCAGTCGCCCGTGACGCAGGAGCCGCCGGTCGCGCAGCAGCCCCCTGCAAGCCAGGAGCCGCCGGTGCCGCTCGATGCGCCGCCGCCGGCGCCGGAGGCGCAGCAGGACGCTTCGGACGTTGCGCCGGACTTGCCGCAATTCGTGCCGCAGGTTCACGCGCCCGACCCTCACGTCGCGCCGGTCACGAGCGTTCCTGTCGTCGACGATGGCAACGTGATCCATCTCGAAGGCCGCGTGAAGCGCTGGCGCAGCATCGCGTCCGCGGCCGGCGCGCTCGCGGCCGCGCTGCTCGTGACGCTGTCACTGCAGATCTTCCAGCCTGACGCGCTGCCTGCCGCGCTTCGTCCCGCACCGGTCGTCCGCACGGTCGAGGTGAAGACGCCCGCCGCGCCGTTCGCGCCGCCCTCGCAATATGTCGCGCTGCTGCAAGGTCCCAATGGAGGCCCCGCCTTCATCCTCACCATCGACGGTGCGACCAGGAATTTCACCGTGCGCAAGGTCGGCGCGACGCCGGAGCCCGGCAAGAGCTTTGAGCTCTGGCTGATCTCGGACAAGCTGCCGCGCCCGCGTTCGCTCGGCGTGATCGGTGCCAACGATTTCACCGCTCGTCCGGTGCTCGCCTCCTACGATGCCGACGTCGTCAACAGCGCGACCTATGCCGTCACCGTCGAGCAGGCCGGCGGTTCGCCGAGCGGCCAGCCAACCTCGGCACCGGTGTTTTCCGGCAAACTGATCGAAACCGTGCCGCCGCCGCAGCCGCAGGCTCCGGCGCGGAAGTAG
- a CDS encoding glutathionylspermidine synthase family protein has protein sequence MQRITCPERDDWRRTAEQCGFDFHTIDGERYWDERAYYAFTLDEIETGIETPTGEIDAMCLELAGRVIGDERLLRRLRIPEAFWDLIAESWARDDRSLYGRLDLKFDGETPAKLLEYNADTPTSIFEAAVFQWTWLEQAIERHIIPARADQFNSIHERLIDAWKTIGAGRHLHLTGTTGNDEDAGTLLYLEDTARQAGLATTLLDIEEIGWRDASCGFVDLDDRDIALAFKLYPWEWMFHDDFGAKLAEAPTRWIEPPWKAVLSNKGILPLLWEMFPNHPNLLPAFFEDDPRAAELGTSFVRKPLLSREGANVTLVSGGVPLDEHAGPYGAEGFVRQALSPLPNFSGLHPVVGSWLVNHVPSGLSIREDESPITGNSSRFLPHAIL, from the coding sequence ATGCAGCGCATCACCTGTCCCGAACGCGACGACTGGCGGCGGACCGCCGAACAATGCGGCTTCGACTTCCACACCATCGACGGTGAACGCTACTGGGACGAGCGCGCTTACTATGCCTTCACGCTCGACGAGATCGAGACCGGCATCGAGACGCCGACCGGTGAGATCGATGCGATGTGCCTGGAGCTCGCCGGCCGCGTGATCGGTGACGAGCGCCTTCTGCGGCGACTGCGGATTCCGGAGGCGTTCTGGGATCTGATTGCGGAAAGCTGGGCGCGCGACGACCGCAGCCTCTACGGCCGGCTCGATTTGAAGTTCGACGGCGAGACGCCGGCGAAGCTGCTCGAATACAACGCGGATACGCCGACCTCGATCTTCGAGGCCGCGGTGTTTCAATGGACCTGGCTCGAGCAGGCGATCGAGCGGCACATCATCCCGGCACGCGCCGATCAGTTCAACTCCATCCATGAGCGGCTGATCGACGCCTGGAAGACGATCGGCGCGGGTCGTCATCTGCATCTGACCGGCACCACCGGCAATGACGAGGACGCCGGTACCCTCCTCTATCTCGAGGACACAGCGCGCCAGGCCGGGCTTGCGACCACGCTGCTCGACATCGAGGAGATCGGCTGGCGCGACGCTAGCTGCGGCTTCGTCGATCTTGACGACCGCGACATCGCGCTTGCGTTCAAGCTGTACCCCTGGGAGTGGATGTTCCATGACGACTTCGGCGCAAAGCTTGCGGAAGCGCCGACGCGTTGGATCGAGCCGCCCTGGAAGGCGGTGCTCTCCAACAAGGGCATCCTGCCGCTGCTCTGGGAGATGTTCCCGAACCATCCCAATTTGCTGCCGGCCTTCTTCGAGGACGACCCGCGTGCCGCCGAGCTCGGAACGTCCTTTGTGCGCAAGCCGCTGCTGTCGCGCGAGGGCGCCAATGTCACGCTGGTCTCGGGCGGTGTGCCGCTCGACGAGCATGCAGGTCCGTACGGCGCCGAAGGCTTCGTGCGCCAGGCGCTGTCGCCGCTACCGAATTTTTCAGGCTTGCATCCGGTGGTGGGAAGCTGGCTGGTGAACCACGTGCCGAGCGGCCTGTCGATCCGCGAGGACGAGAGCCCCATCACCGGCAACAGCTCGCGGTTTCTGCCGCATGCGATTTTGTGA
- a CDS encoding sigma-70 family RNA polymerase sigma factor, whose translation MLTPAELVGLIAAVAKSDEAAFERLYGATRAKLYGVVLRILRRQDLAEEVIQETYVKIWHSAGQFNPALSSPITWMASIARNRAIDLVRKKTEASIEEEPQAMEVAADSPDPLARREMTEELKRLLECIGRLEPDRQRLVLLAYYNGWSREQLAEKFAAPVNTVKTWLRRSMMDIRECLGL comes from the coding sequence ATGCTGACGCCGGCAGAGCTGGTCGGGCTGATAGCAGCGGTGGCGAAAAGCGATGAGGCGGCTTTCGAGCGTCTCTATGGCGCCACGCGCGCGAAACTTTATGGCGTCGTGCTCCGTATCTTGCGCCGACAGGATCTCGCAGAGGAGGTCATTCAGGAGACCTACGTCAAGATCTGGCACAGCGCGGGCCAGTTCAATCCGGCGCTGTCCTCGCCGATCACGTGGATGGCGTCGATCGCGCGCAACCGTGCCATCGACCTCGTGCGCAAGAAGACGGAAGCTTCCATCGAGGAAGAGCCTCAGGCGATGGAAGTCGCGGCCGACAGTCCCGATCCCCTGGCGCGCCGGGAGATGACGGAGGAATTGAAGCGGCTCCTGGAATGTATCGGCCGCCTCGAGCCGGACCGTCAGAGGCTCGTGCTTCTCGCCTATTACAACGGCTGGAGCCGCGAGCAACTGGCGGAGAAATTTGCCGCGCCGGTCAACACGGTGAAGACGTGGCTGAGGCGCAGCATGATGGATATCCGTGAGTGTCTCGGCCTTTAG
- a CDS encoding protein-glutamate O-methyltransferase CheR encodes MTPVDYEYVRKFLKERSGLDLSADKQYLVESRLLPLARRASLSGISDLVLKIRSGDGRLATDVVEAMTTNETFFFRDKMPFDHLRDTILPGLIKTRAARKSLRIWSAASSTGQEPYSIAICLKEMAAAFAGWRIEIIATDLSQEVLEKSKAGVYSQFEVQRGLPIQMLVKYFTQSGDIWQLNADVRSMVQFRQLNLLQDFSHLGTFDVIFCRNVLIYFDQDTKAVIFERIAKGLEADGTLLLGAAESVVGITDAFRPVTERRGLYQLNPARSGRPMGGLMPQPLKVAAAR; translated from the coding sequence GTGACTCCGGTCGACTATGAGTATGTCCGCAAGTTCCTGAAAGAGCGCTCCGGTCTCGATCTCTCCGCCGACAAGCAGTATCTGGTCGAGAGTCGGCTGCTGCCTCTCGCCCGCAGGGCGAGCTTGTCCGGCATTTCGGACCTCGTGCTGAAGATCAGGAGCGGCGACGGCCGGCTCGCCACCGACGTGGTCGAGGCGATGACCACGAACGAAACCTTTTTCTTTCGCGACAAGATGCCGTTCGACCATCTGCGCGACACCATCCTGCCCGGCCTGATCAAGACGCGCGCCGCGCGCAAGAGCCTCCGCATCTGGTCGGCGGCATCGTCGACGGGTCAGGAGCCCTATTCGATCGCGATATGCCTGAAGGAGATGGCTGCCGCGTTCGCCGGCTGGCGTATCGAGATCATCGCCACCGATCTGTCGCAGGAGGTGCTGGAGAAATCCAAGGCCGGCGTCTACAGCCAGTTCGAGGTGCAGCGCGGCCTGCCGATCCAGATGCTGGTGAAGTATTTCACGCAGTCCGGGGATATCTGGCAGCTCAACGCCGACGTCCGTTCGATGGTCCAGTTCCGTCAGCTCAATCTGCTGCAGGACTTTTCCCATCTCGGCACGTTCGACGTCATCTTCTGCCGCAACGTGCTGATTTATTTCGACCAGGACACCAAAGCGGTGATCTTCGAGCGCATCGCGAAGGGCCTTGAGGCTGACGGCACGCTGCTGCTCGGCGCGGCCGAATCCGTCGTCGGCATCACGGATGCCTTCCGCCCCGTCACCGAGCGCCGCGGCCTCTACCAGCTCAACCCGGCACGCTCCGGCCGCCCGATGGGTGGATTGATGCCGCAGCCGCTGAAGGTCGCCGCGGCGAGGTGA
- a CDS encoding response regulator, with translation MRTCLVVDDSSVIRKVARRILEGLDFQILEAEDGEKALEACKRGLPDAVLLDWNMPVMDGYEFLGHLRRMPGGDQPKVVFCTTENDVAHIARALHAGANEYIMKPFDKDIVTAKFQEVGLI, from the coding sequence ATGCGAACTTGTCTCGTCGTTGATGATTCCAGCGTCATCCGCAAGGTTGCGCGCCGGATCCTGGAGGGCCTCGACTTCCAGATTCTCGAAGCCGAGGATGGTGAGAAGGCGCTGGAGGCTTGCAAGCGCGGGCTGCCGGACGCGGTGCTGCTCGACTGGAACATGCCGGTGATGGACGGCTACGAGTTCCTCGGCCATCTGCGCCGCATGCCCGGCGGCGACCAGCCCAAGGTCGTGTTCTGCACCACCGAGAACGATGTCGCACACATTGCGCGCGCGCTGCACGCCGGCGCCAACGAGTACATCATGAAGCCGTTCGACAAGGACATCGTCACCGCGAAGTTCCAGGAAGTCGGCCTGATCTGA
- the fliJ gene encoding flagellar export protein FliJ, with protein MKSRETLIRLKKFQVDEKRRRVAQIETMIADFQRMSTDLEREILTEQERAGINDPSHFAYPTYAKAAIQRRENLTRSADELKGQLEEAKAALGEAFEELKKVELLDERDQARERAEESAREQADLDSVGLMRARMGAIA; from the coding sequence ATGAAGTCACGTGAAACCCTCATCCGCCTGAAGAAGTTTCAGGTCGACGAGAAGCGCCGCAGGGTCGCCCAGATCGAGACCATGATCGCCGACTTCCAGCGGATGTCGACCGATCTCGAACGCGAGATCCTGACCGAGCAGGAGCGCGCCGGGATCAACGATCCCTCGCACTTCGCCTATCCGACCTATGCCAAGGCCGCGATCCAGCGCCGCGAGAACCTGACCCGCTCGGCCGATGAGCTGAAGGGCCAGCTCGAGGAGGCCAAGGCCGCGCTGGGCGAGGCCTTCGAAGAGCTGAAGAAGGTCGAACTTCTGGACGAGCGCGATCAGGCCCGCGAACGCGCCGAGGAAAGCGCGCGCGAGCAGGCCGATCTCGACAGCGTCGGCCTGATGCGCGCCCGCATGGGCGCCATCGCCTAA
- a CDS encoding chemotaxis protein CheW, whose product MSTKMQTVEGAMVEYVTAMIGGQLFGLPISRVQDVFMPERVTRVPLASGEIAGVLNLRGRIVTVVDMRARLGLPKADDGKPPMAVGVDLRGESYGLLIDQIGEVLRLLEDGKEENPVNLDPRMAKLAGGVHRLDGQLMVVLDVDRVLELAPDMMAA is encoded by the coding sequence ATGAGCACCAAGATGCAGACCGTCGAAGGCGCCATGGTCGAGTACGTCACCGCGATGATCGGCGGCCAGCTCTTCGGCCTGCCGATCTCCCGCGTCCAGGACGTGTTCATGCCCGAACGCGTCACCCGCGTGCCGTTGGCCTCCGGCGAGATCGCCGGCGTGCTCAATCTGCGCGGCCGCATCGTCACCGTGGTCGACATGCGCGCCCGGCTCGGCCTGCCCAAGGCCGACGACGGCAAGCCGCCGATGGCGGTCGGCGTCGACCTGCGCGGCGAATCCTATGGCTTGCTGATCGACCAGATCGGCGAGGTGCTGCGCCTGCTCGAAGACGGCAAAGAGGAAAACCCCGTCAACCTCGACCCCCGCATGGCCAAGCTCGCCGGCGGCGTCCACCGCCTCGACGGACAGCTCATGGTCGTCCTCGACGTCGATCGCGTCCTCGAGCTCGCGCCCGACATGATGGCGGCCTGA
- a CDS encoding CHAT domain-containing protein produces MPEYQDFELEISSDSADGVARQYFAHVIRSPAGEASRSPVQFRFSKDLARVRADLESAVLGINGKGVAGLASPSEQMLQEFGKEVFRSIFVNTKSISNLYAQCRRKDLRIKLRISSPDLAALPWEYLYEEDEVISYLSLRLPLVRYLETAGAAEAMGVRGPLRILGMISAPVTDEWPKLEVAKERDRIDRGIDKLQREGRVVFEWVSGGTGKDLMAKLLEGDWHIFHFIGHGGVEPQSQGNPEGNSFDQSGFIVMVDEDGRPAKKFASDLAIMLGDARKSLRLVVLNCCESAKINVGEKFGNPAIGLMLGGWLPAVVAMQFPISDGAAIEMSEGFYRALANNSPVDDAIKTARKFIRLKSKTEFGIPVLYMRSPDGKIFEVDNPVAERPSYTAVVNQTREDLQRRREEFMLAVDAASNSIEELEQLTRDGQNLIAALKDDEQLTKRIARVYLDLGTLQQRNKQTPKAAGSFAYAIKLDPNNPEYYVRRANFNALVGFYEFALADITAAIALKPGEAEYYWIKGIICGTASGPENKRGFLEQAVEAFGTAIRMRPWEPKYLASRANAFTQLGVVAEAIKDLDQAIAMAPDNTDLVAQRMRIRT; encoded by the coding sequence ATGCCTGAGTATCAGGACTTCGAGCTTGAAATCAGTTCCGACAGTGCTGACGGGGTTGCGCGACAGTATTTCGCTCACGTCATTCGATCGCCGGCTGGCGAAGCCAGCAGATCTCCTGTCCAGTTTCGATTTTCCAAAGATCTTGCGAGGGTGCGTGCCGATTTGGAGAGTGCCGTCCTGGGCATCAACGGCAAGGGCGTTGCCGGCCTAGCGTCGCCCTCCGAGCAAATGCTGCAGGAATTCGGCAAGGAAGTTTTTCGCAGCATATTCGTGAACACGAAGAGCATTTCGAACCTTTATGCTCAGTGCAGAAGGAAGGATCTAAGGATAAAGCTGAGGATCAGCTCGCCCGATCTTGCCGCTCTGCCGTGGGAATATCTGTACGAAGAAGATGAGGTCATAAGTTACCTAAGTCTGCGGCTGCCGCTCGTCCGCTATCTGGAGACGGCAGGAGCTGCGGAGGCCATGGGTGTAAGGGGCCCACTGCGCATTCTGGGGATGATCTCCGCTCCCGTGACCGACGAATGGCCAAAACTGGAGGTCGCCAAGGAGCGCGACCGGATCGACAGAGGTATCGACAAGCTGCAGCGAGAAGGACGGGTTGTCTTCGAATGGGTTTCCGGTGGAACCGGAAAGGACCTGATGGCCAAGCTGCTGGAAGGCGATTGGCACATTTTTCATTTTATCGGCCATGGCGGCGTCGAACCGCAGTCTCAAGGTAACCCCGAGGGAAACAGCTTCGATCAAAGCGGCTTCATCGTCATGGTCGATGAAGACGGAAGACCAGCCAAAAAATTCGCTTCTGATCTGGCGATAATGCTGGGCGATGCGCGCAAAAGCCTTCGGCTGGTTGTTCTCAATTGTTGCGAAAGTGCCAAGATCAATGTCGGCGAAAAGTTCGGCAATCCGGCCATCGGCCTTATGCTGGGAGGATGGCTGCCGGCGGTCGTGGCCATGCAATTCCCCATCAGCGACGGCGCCGCCATCGAGATGTCGGAGGGCTTCTATAGAGCACTTGCAAACAATTCACCCGTCGACGACGCGATCAAAACGGCGCGGAAATTCATTCGATTGAAGTCGAAAACCGAATTCGGCATCCCTGTTTTGTACATGCGCTCGCCCGATGGAAAGATTTTCGAAGTAGACAATCCAGTGGCCGAGCGTCCGAGCTACACTGCGGTCGTCAACCAGACGAGAGAAGATCTGCAGCGGCGGCGAGAGGAATTCATGCTCGCCGTTGATGCCGCTTCGAATTCGATAGAAGAGCTGGAGCAACTCACGCGCGATGGTCAAAATCTCATTGCGGCATTGAAAGACGACGAGCAACTGACCAAGCGTATCGCTCGAGTCTACCTCGATCTCGGCACCCTGCAGCAACGAAACAAACAGACTCCAAAGGCCGCAGGGAGTTTCGCTTACGCGATCAAACTGGATCCAAACAATCCCGAGTACTATGTGCGGCGTGCAAATTTCAATGCGCTGGTTGGGTTCTATGAATTCGCGCTGGCCGACATCACGGCCGCGATCGCGCTAAAACCAGGCGAGGCCGAATATTATTGGATCAAGGGCATCATTTGCGGCACGGCTTCCGGGCCGGAAAACAAGCGCGGATTTCTCGAGCAGGCCGTCGAGGCATTCGGTACTGCCATTCGCATGAGACCCTGGGAGCCCAAGTACCTGGCTTCGCGTGCCAACGCATTTACCCAGTTAGGAGTCGTTGCAGAGGCAATCAAAGATCTCGACCAGGCTATCGCGATGGCGCCGGACAATACCGATCTGGTGGCGCAGAGAATGCGAATACGGACTTGA
- the fliI gene encoding flagellar protein export ATPase FliI — MKALAEQIGDIDGVNIYGRVVGVRGLMVEVAGPVHAMSVGARLVIETGANRSIPCEVIGFSGSNAVVMPFAGLDGVRRGCKAVIANAANQVRPCAAWLGRVVNALGEPIDGKGPLPQGTSPMPFRNAPPPAHSRKRVGSPLDLGVRAMNTFLTCCRGQRMGIFAGSGVGKSVLLSMLARNVDADVSVIGLIGERGREVQEFLQDDLGEEGLARSVVVVATSDEPALMRRQAAYLTLAVAEYFRDEDKDVLCLMDSVTRFAMAQREIGLSAGEPPTAKGYTPTVFTELPKLLERAGPGLGEGAITAIFTVLVDGDDHNEPIADAVRGILDGHIVMERSIAERGRYPAINILKSVSRTMPKSADPQFWPTIQRARQVMATYADMEELIRLGAYRAGSSPEVDEAIRLHEPLEAFLRQRKDESASLADGYRQLAQILANLETES, encoded by the coding sequence ATGAAGGCCCTTGCCGAACAGATCGGCGATATCGATGGCGTCAATATATATGGCCGAGTCGTGGGCGTGCGCGGCCTGATGGTCGAGGTCGCCGGTCCCGTTCACGCCATGTCGGTGGGCGCGCGGCTCGTGATCGAGACTGGCGCCAACCGCTCCATCCCCTGCGAGGTGATCGGCTTCTCCGGCAGCAATGCTGTGGTGATGCCGTTCGCCGGTCTCGACGGCGTACGCCGCGGCTGCAAGGCCGTCATCGCCAACGCCGCCAATCAGGTGCGGCCCTGCGCGGCCTGGCTCGGCCGCGTCGTCAATGCGCTGGGCGAGCCGATCGACGGCAAGGGGCCCCTGCCGCAGGGAACCTCGCCGATGCCGTTCCGCAATGCGCCGCCGCCAGCGCATTCGCGCAAGCGCGTCGGCAGCCCGCTCGATCTCGGCGTGCGCGCAATGAACACCTTCCTCACTTGCTGCCGTGGCCAGCGCATGGGCATCTTCGCGGGCTCCGGCGTCGGCAAATCCGTGCTGCTCTCGATGCTCGCGCGGAACGTCGACGCCGACGTCAGCGTCATCGGGCTGATCGGCGAACGCGGCCGCGAGGTCCAGGAATTCCTGCAGGACGATCTTGGCGAGGAGGGATTGGCGCGCTCCGTCGTGGTGGTCGCGACCTCGGACGAGCCGGCCTTGATGCGGCGCCAAGCCGCCTATCTCACCCTCGCGGTCGCCGAATATTTCCGCGATGAGGACAAGGACGTGCTGTGTCTGATGGACTCGGTGACGCGCTTTGCCATGGCCCAGCGCGAGATCGGGCTTTCCGCCGGCGAGCCGCCGACCGCCAAGGGCTACACGCCGACTGTCTTTACCGAGCTGCCGAAGCTGCTCGAGCGCGCGGGTCCGGGGCTAGGGGAGGGGGCCATCACCGCGATCTTCACGGTGCTGGTCGACGGCGACGATCACAACGAGCCGATCGCGGACGCCGTCCGCGGCATTCTCGACGGGCATATCGTGATGGAGCGCTCCATCGCCGAGCGCGGCCGTTACCCCGCGATCAACATCCTCAAATCGGTCTCGCGCACCATGCCGAAATCGGCCGATCCGCAGTTCTGGCCGACCATCCAGCGGGCGCGTCAAGTGATGGCGACCTATGCCGACATGGAGGAGTTGATCCGCCTGGGTGCCTACCGGGCGGGCTCCAGCCCCGAGGTTGACGAGGCGATCCGGCTGCATGAACCGCTGGAAGCCTTCCTGCGGCAGCGCAAGGACGAAAGTGCATCGCTCGCGGACGGCTACCGCCAGTTGGCGCAAATCCTCGCCAATTTGGAAACGGAAAGCTAA
- a CDS encoding DUF350 domain-containing protein has protein sequence MILQSLAGLPAFLVYFCTGLIAIVAYLFVYTRITPHNEFQLIRDNDPAAAIALGLSLLGFVAPLVSAIAHSVNVLDCLIWAAIALVIQVIVFYLVRVPVPNLSVRIAAGELAPAIWLGLSSLAAGLLNAACMIY, from the coding sequence ATGATTCTGCAATCGCTCGCCGGCCTGCCCGCTTTCCTGGTCTATTTCTGCACCGGGCTGATCGCGATCGTGGCGTATCTGTTCGTGTACACCCGCATCACCCCGCACAATGAATTCCAGCTCATCCGCGACAACGATCCCGCCGCGGCGATTGCGCTCGGGCTCAGCCTGCTCGGCTTCGTGGCGCCGCTGGTCAGCGCGATCGCGCATTCGGTCAACGTGCTGGACTGCCTGATCTGGGCGGCCATCGCGCTGGTGATCCAGGTCATCGTGTTCTACCTCGTGAGGGTCCCGGTGCCGAACCTGTCGGTGCGGATCGCCGCCGGCGAACTCGCGCCGGCGATCTGGCTCGGTCTTTCCTCGCTTGCGGCAGGCCTGCTGAATGCGGCCTGCATGATCTACTGA
- a CDS encoding response regulator transcription factor CtrA, translating into MRVLLIEDDSAVAQSIELMLKSESFNVYTTDLGEEGVDLGKLYDYDIILLDLNLPDMSGYDVLKQLRVSKIKTPILILSGLAGIEDKVKGLGVGADDYMTKPFHKDELVARIHAIVRRSKGHAQSVIQTGDLVVNLDTKTVEVGGQRVHLTGKEYQMLELLSLRKGTTLTKEMFLNHLYGGMDEPELKIIDVFICKLRKKLANASEGRNFIETVWGRGYVLREPHEADERIPA; encoded by the coding sequence ATGCGCGTTTTGCTGATTGAAGATGACAGCGCCGTCGCGCAGTCGATCGAGCTGATGTTGAAGTCGGAGAGCTTCAACGTCTACACGACCGACCTGGGGGAAGAGGGCGTCGATCTCGGTAAACTATACGATTACGACATTATCCTTCTCGACCTCAACCTGCCCGACATGTCCGGCTACGACGTGCTCAAGCAGCTCCGGGTCTCCAAGATCAAGACACCCATTCTGATCCTCTCGGGCCTTGCCGGCATCGAGGACAAGGTCAAGGGTCTCGGCGTCGGCGCCGACGACTACATGACCAAGCCCTTCCACAAGGACGAGCTGGTGGCGCGCATCCACGCCATCGTGCGCCGTTCCAAGGGCCACGCCCAGTCGGTCATCCAGACCGGCGACCTCGTCGTCAACCTCGACACCAAGACGGTGGAAGTCGGCGGCCAGCGCGTGCATTTGACCGGCAAGGAATACCAGATGCTGGAGCTGCTCTCGCTCCGCAAGGGCACGACCCTCACCAAGGAAATGTTCCTGAACCATCTCTATGGCGGCATGGACGAGCCGGAGCTGAAGATCATCGACGTCTTCATCTGCAAGCTCCGCAAGAAGCTCGCCAACGCCTCCGAAGGCCGCAACTTCATCGAGACCGTGTGGGGCCGCGGCTACGTGCTGCGCGAGCCGCACGAGGCCGACGAGCGCATCCCCGCCTGA